Part of the Notamacropus eugenii isolate mMacEug1 chromosome 5, mMacEug1.pri_v2, whole genome shotgun sequence genome is shown below.
gtgACAATTTTAATGACTATTATCTGGTGCATTGCTTGTTAGCTTGAGGTTGGGATGGGTGGGTGATAAACATTTACATGGTGCTATGTACTACattaagtgttttgcaaatattatcttatgttATCCTTGcagcaaccctgcaaggtaggtgctatttattattatcattttatacttgattttgaaattgaggcaaatataggttaagtgacttgcccatggttattTTGCTGGTATGTtggaggccaaatctgaactctagccttcctgactcccggATGAGTGATCCATTCATTTCACTGCCTTATTGCCTTGTAGCATTTTGGAATTATACAGAGAAAGTTTTCTCCAGTATCATATGCTTGTGTGTCCCATATGGATGAGATATATTTTCACAAGTCCACAAAGCATGAGATTAGAGTCAAAAATGAAGGGATAAAATAATGGCAGAAACCTATGACTTTCATAAGATGTTGAAGATTTTTGATCATCTCTGGTGTTCTTCATTGTCTTTCTACCCTCAGCGTTTAGTATCAATACTTTACATgtggtagatacttaataaatgtccttTGAACTATATTGGATTGACTCCAAAACAGGATGCCATCTTGGCAAGCTGGCTGGATTTAGTATCTGAGGATCTAGGTTTGAATGTTGGCTCTTCCTTATGATCCATGTGACTTTTCAACTTCTCTaaatctctgtttctttatctataaaattagcagTATATAGTAGGTAGTCTATGGTATCTTCCAGGTCAAAACTGTGATCCTAGAGTTATCTTTTCTGAAGCTCGGGTAGTTTATTTTTGACACATGACTTGGTACCCAAATCGTAGTTAGAGGGACATATTTGGATATGTTTGGGGTAAATATCAGCAGCTTTTCATATTTCTGTGATTGGGCAGACAAAAAGGACAACCTCCAATCATACCGCCTTTTGCTATGTGTCAATGGCTTTCTAATAATATCATATCTAGTGGTCTGATGGGAGAGAAAGCTGAAGAAATTGGCTGAAATTAAAAATTTAGAGTTTCTGTGGATTTCTTACATTTTTGCTTCTCCTGACCCACTACCAACTTTGGGGCAAAAAGTGGGCAAGGGACTTGAAATATCTGTTCATGTATGGAAACACCCGGGTATCATTAATTCAATTTCTAGACTTAAAGCAATTGGAGCATTGACAAGGAATAcaactgttttttaaagcataaatttctccattccctAAAACCCCTTTCATAGGGTCATGAAATCCCAGTATTAAGGTGCTACCCTTTCTGAGTAAATTTTCttgattaaaatgaataaaaacaaagttaTTCATGTGAGCAACACTGAAAAGGCATCCACACCTTTGTAGATACAAAAGAGATACTcagctgggaaaaaaaaaatgattgaagtATCCTGTTTCCCaccatataatgtatatatgacTGAAATAAGAACTTTTAGATTACAAACTGAAAAACTTTGCTACCTAGAATTATTTGGTGACTACAAGAAAGCCTTGTATTTTCTATGTATAGTTTGGCTTCTTACCATAAGATAGAAGTGAGTCATTTCCCAGAAGAAACCCTACTTTAGAATGTAGATGGGTCAAGATCAGACATCCAAAGTGTGTATGAGAAGAATCTTCAGAGCTGGGTCCAAGAGGTACCTTTATAAATACATAATTAGAAGACTTCAGAGTTGGCAGTGCCATTTGTTTTTTGGCATAGCTGACTGGAGGAAAAAAGCTTTACTGCATATAAGAAGTGACTGAGAAGAAACTTATATTTAACATTTCTCTGCATTGCTGTCTATTACCTGAGAGGTGGAAACTCAACCAAGGAAATGGATCTTGAAAACCTCTACAGATCCTAGGCTTAAGGGAAATGCTTTTCCCAAATTAGTATAGTGCTATCTCAGATCTCAGGCAAaggagaagatttttaaaaagctctgAAGTTCCCAGGCTTACAGTTTCAGCTTCTTGTTGGAAATGCATAATGCTACTTCATGACCCCGACCAAAGTAGAGCTGAAAAAGCTCTTCAGTTCTAGACTTAGAGTTATGTTTGAATGAGCTTAATCCTTCTGTGGTAGCCCAGAAGAGGAAGACCTGGGCACAACATTCAAGCAGAATGCTTGACCAGCAGAAAGTGATGGACCTAGCAAAGGAGCAACCTGACATCCAACAGAGAAAAGGCCCCATCCTTCAGGAGAATGGAGAGGAGCAAAAGAGGAATAGTTTGGCTTCTCAGTGACTTCTGGTGCAGACTATCTCTGAGGTAGACTAGGGACATCAAGGTGTGAGTTGATCCAGGTACATATGTTCCCTACTCACGTACCTCCATGCAATGGTTTTGTAAGTTTGTGTCCATTTTCTTTCATGCACATTGTGCTCACTGGTGAGAGAGTATGTTCCAGGTTTATTATTATGATATTATATTTGAATCATACCTGTTTTGCTTTCTGTTTAGTAAATGATTTAGTAAAAGATTAAGAGTCAGTGGTGTCATCCTGTCTTTCTAGAGGGGTCTCAATAGCTATAAATGTATTAGGTATGTATTTCTCCTACTATGCCTTCCTATAGGACTTTGACAGTGAGTTGTAGCAGTGTGCCCACCTCCACTGAGAAAACTACCTACCTGAAAGCATCAGTGCACATGGGTGAGTGAGACAACCTTATCACAGAAAGAAGAATGATAATTAATAGTAAAAACAACTAGCATTAACATATTGCTTtagaatttgcaaagcactttacatatgttaactcattcaatcctcacaacatccctgtgaggtaagttctactactatcatccccattttcccattttgcagatggagaaactgagacacagagaggtcaaGTCACAACCCTAGTAAGAAATtcaaacaggatttgaattcaggacttcctgactccaaatttgataatctatccactgtggcacctagctgcctaggaGTCAGATGCCATGCCTACCTGTGCTATAACAGCGTCATCTACTCTGCATGTACCTCGCTTTTCATCTGCCTTCATTTTCAGTGTTTTTCCCATGCCCATTCATCAGCCTTCTACCCtttttctcttacctttcttCTACTTTCAGTTTCTTTCCAAACATCAGATGTTTTAAACACTTTGtcccaacttttttttaagtcacttTGTCTCTTCCCTTTTTAGTACACCCTTTCCTTTTAATCCtaaatttcatctttcttttctttgggcaTTTAAATTCAGATCACCCCAGGATATTTCTGGTGAGTTACTGATATAGTTTGACCCAGTTACTTTTTAACTTGTAGGAAGTTGATAACTTCTAAGGAGAAAGAATGGATTATCTGAGGAAGAAGATGACAAAGTTGGCTGTCTAGGAAAAATCTATTCTTCTCAgacattctttaaaataattgttgaaaATCTATTGTGTACAGAATCCTATCTGAGGTATTgagtgaggttaaaaaaaatgacaccATCTCTTCAGCAAAATACACTGTTTGGTGGTACTCTTTTATGCTTACTCCAACATTGGAGTCTTAAATAGTTGATTTAATGCTTAGGGAATAAGCCAAATACTCCTGTTGCAAATTGAGTGCTGAGTTATTGAATGGCTAAGAGTTACTTGGGGTAGAAAGGAGATATCAGAGGATCATAATAATTATAATCTACTGATAATTGTGATGTAATGGCCactgaataaaaatttgaaatatcatAAGGAATAATGTGATTGTATCAAGGGAAATccattcttttaaatatttttcttttcctattttaagTTGTACCTGATTAGCAATGAGTTTTTAAGTGGTAAGATATTGACTGGTTTGACATCACATCAATAAACAACTGCAGATATAATTTGGTCATGAATAACTGGGATTtgatctattattttttctagcaaaTATagtttaagaaaatgttaatctGATTCTCAACCACATATTCAGGTGGGTGGACATTCTTTGTGTCATAGGCAATGGTCATGTCCCAGGCATCAATGACACTCACATCAAGATCCTGGAAGATGTCTTTCAAAACCAGAGACTGAATATATCCATgaaagtcactaaatctctcagGATCATCAGAAATTTCCCTGGTATTTTCACCTTTGATGATCACTCTTGTCTCTGGGCTTCTCTGGAATAGGCGTTTAATGGCATTATGGACATTGATGGCCCGTCGGATGAAGAGGTCAATCGGAAAAAACCTAAAGTGCTGACCCAGAGAAAAGATAATAATGGTGTTGCTGTCCCCTGCTATTCGATCTATTGCATGGGCCATGTATTCATTCTCTTTTGCTGAATAGCTAATTGAGCCAACCAGAGGGTAGCCATGTCTTTGCCACTGAATGTAGATCTTCCTTTCTAAGTCCACAAGAAGTTGACGACGGAGTTTCCCAAATCCGTGGAGGTCAACAGACTTCAGTGCTGATAACAAAGAGAGAAATCACAAATGGAATTAGTTTAAAAGTTACAAAGATTGCTTAGGCAAAGGCATAGTATGAAGATGGGGAGGAGTAGAGTTGACTCTAAACTGAGTATGTCAGCCAAATGGAGGACCAAATGAGAGCACTAGTTGTACAAAAGTGGTAAgtaatgaaaaatgttatataaagGTATTTAATCATAAACTAGTTATTGTTTAACCCATGTCATTTAATTACatacttttttctgttttattgatttttttttttagtattttatctttatttttccctgGTTATACgcgaaaacaatttttaacattctttttaaaaacttttagtttcaaattctctcccttcctcccttcctactaccttcattgagaaggcaagcaattcaacataggttatacaagtGTACTCATGCCAAACATAtccacattgtgaaagaaaacatagataaaaataactcaagaaaaataaaggaaaaaaatgtgcttcaatattcagacaccatcagttctttctctgggaatggataacattttccttcataag
Proteins encoded:
- the LOC140505241 gene encoding NXPE family member 4-like isoform X4 is translated as MSNTGVEILKKFDPISVSVCDNQTMALKKKCKPGMWSPIPTGYVWNNAWNLVSCNLSHFHIETQMNVCLKGKLIYILGDSTVRQWMEYFVKNIKTLKSVDLHGFGKLRRQLLVDLERKIYIQWQRHGYPLVGSISYSAKENEYMAHAIDRIAGDSNTIIIFSLGQHFRFFPIDLFIRRAINVHNAIKRLFQRSPETRVIIKGENTREISDDPERFSDFHGYIQSLVLKDIFQDLDVSVIDAWDMTIAYDTKNVHPPEYVVENQINIFLNYIC